Genomic window (Sphingomonas japonica):
CGGTCGATGGCGCGTGGTGTCACCAGGCCTATGCCAAGGCGAACCAGTTGCACTTCCCGCTGATCGCCGATTTCCATCCCAAGGGCGCGATCGCCAGCGCGTTCGGGGCCTATCGCGAGGGCGAAGGCGTGGCCGAGCGCGCGCTCTTCCTGATCGACGAGTCCGGTCGCATCGTCTGGAGCTATCGCTCACCGATCGCGGTCAATCCCGGCGCGGACGGAATACTCGACGCACTCGAGCGGATGCCGAACAAGGAGACGGCCAATGTCTGAACTGCGGTTCCCGGTCAGCGACCAGGATCATTCCATCGGGCCATCGAATGCGCCGGTAACGCTGGTCGAATATGGCGATTACCAGTGCCCGCATTGCCAGGCGGCCTGGCCGCACGTCGAGCAGGTGCTGCGACATTTCGGGCGCAATCTGCGCTATGCGTATCGGCACTTCCCGATCTGGACAGCGCATCCGCTGGCCAAACCCGCCGCGGAAACCGCCGAATTCGCCGGTGCCCGCCAGCTGTTCTGGGAAATGCATTCGGCAATCTTCGCCAACTCGCATCGTCTGTCTCGCGCCACGCTCGTCACCCTTGCCGCACGGGAAGGACTGGATCCGAACGAATTGGCG
Coding sequences:
- a CDS encoding redoxin domain-containing protein gives rise to the protein MSDILQPGASAPDFTGVVTPDQTLSLSDFRGRRVILAFYPADWSPVCGDQMSLYNAVLPEFRKHGAELLGISVDGAWCHQAYAKANQLHFPLIADFHPKGAIASAFGAYREGEGVAERALFLIDESGRIVWSYRSPIAVNPGADGILDALERMPNKETANV
- a CDS encoding DsbA family protein, which codes for MSELRFPVSDQDHSIGPSNAPVTLVEYGDYQCPHCQAAWPHVEQVLRHFGRNLRYAYRHFPIWTAHPLAKPAAETAEFAGARQLFWEMHSAIFANSHRLSRATLVTLAAREGLDPNELAAALDQHEYAPKVDADFLSGVRSGVNGTPCFFINGVRHNGTYDAVSLSTAIERTGSGTAAHVMRMPVA